The following proteins are co-located in the Bacillus pumilus genome:
- a CDS encoding SA1362 family protein, translating into MNRRVHPAFTIIFALGVLGFVYLLTTNPGRLFTMLLSVVIIGAVVFFLFRWLMNRRIGTEGNLYRKAVKQSKRRYQQQPKPKTKSQMKNRVTHLRSVPTDHKSKPVLLKKKSQTQLTVIEGKKNKKKNRALF; encoded by the coding sequence ATGAATCGCCGAGTACATCCTGCTTTTACCATTATTTTCGCTTTAGGTGTTTTGGGATTTGTGTATTTACTCACAACGAACCCAGGCAGACTCTTTACGATGCTGCTATCAGTTGTGATCATTGGAGCGGTTGTGTTTTTCCTATTTAGATGGCTGATGAATCGAAGAATTGGAACAGAAGGAAATCTTTATCGTAAAGCAGTCAAACAATCAAAACGTCGCTACCAGCAGCAGCCTAAACCAAAAACGAAAAGCCAGATGAAAAATCGGGTCACTCATTTGCGAAGCGTGCCGACTGACCACAAGTCTAAGCCCGTCCTTCTCAAAAAGAAAAGCCAAACACAATTAACTGTGATTGAAGGCAAGAAAAACAAAAAGAAGAATCGCGCCTTATTTTAA
- a CDS encoding M24 family metallopeptidase — protein MKLEKLRKLLTELEIDGLVITSSFNLQYMTSFTGSAGLAVVSKDRAAFITDFRYTEQAKDQVKGYDIIEHKGNIVETAAQTAREFGVKRLGFEQNHMTFATYQQYAEKADGIELVPVSESVEKLRLIKSSEEIKILEEAAKIADHAFDHILTYIKPGLTEIAVMNELEFFMRKEGAEGSSFDMIVASGVRSSLPHGRASEKVIESGDLVTLDFGAYYKGYCSDMTRTIAVGTPSDKLKEIYHIVLEAENAGVDRIKPGLTGKEADRITRDIIEKYGYGQYFGHSTGHGLGMEVHEAPGLSSRSEVVLEEGMVVTVEPGIYLPDVGGVRIEDDIVLTADGNKRLTHSPKELIIL, from the coding sequence ATGAAGCTTGAAAAACTAAGAAAACTTTTAACCGAATTAGAGATTGATGGTCTTGTGATTACGAGCAGCTTTAATTTGCAGTACATGACCAGCTTTACTGGATCAGCCGGTCTTGCAGTCGTTTCAAAGGATCGAGCGGCCTTTATTACGGATTTTCGCTACACAGAACAAGCCAAGGATCAAGTGAAAGGCTATGACATCATTGAACATAAAGGGAACATTGTGGAAACAGCTGCTCAAACGGCAAGGGAGTTTGGGGTAAAACGACTTGGGTTTGAACAAAACCATATGACATTTGCCACTTATCAGCAGTATGCTGAAAAAGCAGACGGTATCGAGCTTGTTCCTGTCTCAGAATCAGTTGAAAAGTTGCGCTTGATTAAGTCTAGTGAAGAGATTAAGATATTAGAGGAAGCTGCGAAGATTGCAGATCACGCCTTCGATCATATTCTCACTTACATCAAGCCGGGCCTGACAGAAATTGCGGTCATGAACGAGCTTGAATTTTTCATGAGAAAAGAAGGTGCTGAAGGATCTTCATTCGATATGATTGTCGCCTCAGGTGTTCGTTCAAGCCTGCCACACGGGAGAGCGAGTGAAAAGGTGATTGAATCTGGTGATTTGGTTACACTTGATTTCGGAGCCTACTATAAAGGCTATTGTTCTGATATGACAAGAACGATTGCCGTCGGAACACCAAGCGACAAGCTAAAGGAAATTTATCATATCGTATTAGAAGCAGAAAACGCTGGTGTGGATAGAATCAAGCCGGGCTTAACAGGAAAAGAAGCTGATCGCATCACACGAGACATCATTGAAAAGTATGGCTACGGTCAATACTTCGGGCATTCAACTGGGCACGGGCTTGGTATGGAAGTACATGAAGCGCCGGGCCTTTCCTCACGCTCAGAGGTCGTGTTAGAAGAGGGAATGGTTGTAACAGTTGAGCCAGGAATTTACTTGCCGGATGTCGGCGGCGTGAGAATTGAGGATGATATTGTCCTGACAGCTGACGGCAATAAACGATTGACCCACTCACCGAAAGAACTTATCATATTATGA
- the efp gene encoding elongation factor P — MISVNDFRTGLTIEVDGGIWRVVDFQHVKPGKGAAFVRSKLRNLRTGAIQEKTFRAGEKVAKAQIETKTMQYLYANGDQHVFMDTSSYEQLELSETQIKDELKYLLENMSVQIVMYGAETLGVELPNTVELEVVETEPGIKGDTTSGGSKPAKTETGLIVNVPFFVNQGDKLVINTSDGSYVSRA; from the coding sequence ATGATTTCAGTAAATGATTTTCGTACAGGCCTGACAATTGAAGTGGACGGCGGTATTTGGCGTGTAGTGGATTTCCAACACGTAAAACCAGGGAAAGGCGCAGCATTTGTTCGTTCTAAACTGCGTAACCTACGTACGGGTGCTATTCAAGAAAAAACATTCCGTGCAGGTGAAAAAGTAGCGAAAGCTCAAATTGAAACAAAAACAATGCAATACTTGTATGCAAATGGCGACCAGCATGTATTCATGGATACAAGCTCATACGAGCAGCTTGAACTAAGTGAAACACAAATTAAAGATGAGCTGAAATACTTGCTTGAAAATATGTCAGTTCAAATCGTGATGTACGGTGCTGAAACCCTTGGAGTTGAACTTCCAAACACGGTAGAACTAGAAGTAGTAGAAACAGAGCCTGGTATTAAAGGTGACACAACATCAGGCGGATCAAAACCTGCGAAAACTGAAACTGGTTTAATCGTCAACGTTCCTTTCTTTGTGAACCAAGGAGATAAACTAGTGATTAATACATCTGACGGTTCATACGTTTCAAGAGCGTAA
- a CDS encoding DUF1385 domain-containing protein: protein MSNQTKSPAYGGQAVVEGVMFGGKKNYVTAIRRKDQSIEFLKLPRTSNKRTAILKKIPFVRGVAALVEASANGSKHLNFSSERYDLDPSEDHSLEKEQKGSKLSMIFGIAVIGVLSLLFSKFVFTLVPVFLAELVRPVFSGNFAQIAVETFFKLILLLGYIYFISMTPLIKRVFQYHGAEHKVINCYEQNLDITVENVQSQSRLHYRCGSSFILFTVIVGMFVYLLVPTDPLWVRVLNRLALIPVVLGISFEVLQLTNKLREVPVLKVLGYPGLWLQLLTTKEPSDDQVEVAIASFNELLRLEEASEKQASDSAHQVI from the coding sequence ATGTCCAATCAAACAAAATCTCCAGCATATGGAGGGCAGGCAGTTGTCGAAGGTGTCATGTTCGGAGGTAAAAAGAACTATGTGACAGCGATTCGGCGTAAGGATCAGTCCATTGAATTTTTGAAGCTTCCCCGGACATCCAATAAACGAACCGCCATTCTCAAGAAAATCCCATTTGTCAGGGGTGTTGCTGCACTTGTTGAAGCAAGCGCAAACGGCAGTAAGCACTTAAACTTCTCCAGTGAGCGCTATGACTTAGATCCTTCTGAAGATCATTCTCTTGAAAAAGAACAAAAAGGCTCGAAATTATCGATGATCTTCGGCATTGCTGTGATCGGAGTTCTCTCTCTTCTTTTTAGTAAATTTGTCTTTACCCTAGTACCTGTCTTTTTAGCTGAGCTTGTGCGGCCTGTGTTTTCTGGAAATTTCGCACAAATCGCAGTTGAAACATTCTTTAAATTGATCCTGTTATTAGGCTATATTTACTTTATTTCCATGACCCCTTTAATTAAAAGGGTATTTCAATATCATGGGGCAGAACATAAAGTCATAAACTGCTATGAACAGAATCTTGACATCACAGTGGAAAATGTCCAAAGCCAATCCCGGCTGCATTATCGATGCGGCAGCAGCTTTATTTTATTCACTGTCATTGTCGGAATGTTCGTCTATTTACTCGTACCGACAGATCCTTTATGGGTGAGAGTTCTGAACCGCTTGGCGCTCATTCCGGTTGTTCTGGGCATTTCTTTTGAAGTCTTGCAGCTCACGAACAAGCTCCGAGAAGTGCCTGTGCTAAAAGTGCTTGGCTATCCTGGCCTTTGGCTGCAATTGCTCACAACAAAAGAACCCTCTGACGATCAAGTCGAGGTAGCCATTGCAAGTTTTAATGAACTTCTTCGTTTAGAGGAAGCGTCTGAGAAACAAGCGTCAGATTCTGCTCATCAAGTGATCTAA
- the aroQ gene encoding type II 3-dehydroquinate dehydratase translates to MPHFLMLNGPNLNRLGKREPAVYGSKTLTDLETDLFQFAERANIQLTFFQSNHEGDLIDALHEAEDQYDGVVFNPGAFTHYSYALRDAIASISLPVIEVHISNVHKREEFRHHSVLAPVCQGQIVGLGLEGYKLAIRYLVSEGGAVL, encoded by the coding sequence ATGCCTCATTTTCTTATGCTGAATGGACCCAACTTAAATAGGCTCGGCAAGAGAGAGCCTGCTGTTTACGGAAGTAAAACGCTGACGGATTTAGAAACGGATTTGTTTCAGTTCGCAGAAAGAGCAAATATCCAACTAACGTTCTTTCAATCGAATCACGAAGGGGATCTGATCGATGCGCTCCACGAAGCAGAGGATCAGTACGATGGCGTCGTGTTTAACCCGGGGGCTTTTACCCACTATAGTTACGCGCTGAGAGATGCCATTGCAAGTATTTCTTTACCTGTCATCGAAGTACATATCTCAAATGTTCATAAGAGAGAGGAATTCCGTCATCATTCTGTACTTGCTCCAGTATGCCAAGGGCAAATCGTTGGTCTTGGTTTAGAAGGGTATAAATTGGCGATTCGTTATTTAGTCAGTGAAGGGGGAGCGGTATTATGA
- a CDS encoding YqhR family membrane protein: MKRDEKKKQEEKNQSVQTSSLVARAAATGFVGGVFWGFIGFLTHMFHFSEVSPNMLLQPFVLGEWKKGGLGTFISIVLLGLLSIGAAFIYYGLLKRIKGFWVGLIYGGLLWLLVFYVFNPIFPDVKQVQDLQQSTIVTTFCIYILYGMFIGYSISFEYNELTSQKLARALGKKTE, translated from the coding sequence ATGAAACGTGATGAAAAGAAAAAACAAGAAGAAAAAAATCAGTCAGTGCAAACGTCATCGCTCGTGGCAAGAGCAGCTGCTACTGGCTTTGTTGGCGGTGTTTTTTGGGGCTTTATCGGATTTCTGACCCATATGTTTCATTTTTCAGAGGTGAGTCCGAATATGCTGCTTCAGCCTTTTGTGCTCGGAGAATGGAAAAAGGGCGGACTTGGCACTTTTATTAGTATTGTGCTTTTAGGCCTTTTATCTATTGGAGCGGCCTTTATTTATTACGGGCTTTTAAAACGGATCAAAGGTTTTTGGGTGGGGCTGATTTATGGGGGGCTATTATGGTTGCTTGTTTTTTATGTATTTAATCCTATTTTCCCAGATGTGAAGCAAGTGCAAGATTTGCAGCAAAGCACCATTGTGACGACATTTTGCATATATATTTTATATGGCATGTTTATTGGATACAGTATTTCGTTTGAATACAATGAATTAACGAGTCAGAAGCTAGCGAGGGCACTCGGGAAAAAGACAGAATAA